The genomic DNA AAACCAAATCATGGGTGGAAGTAAGTCTGGTTACATTCTTAGAAGTATTAGAGATGCCTTGAAAGGTAATAGAAAGTCGTTGTAGTTACAATATTTTTCATCACAAAAGTTCATAGATCTCTATCCTTGACATCAGTTGCATGTAGCAATTGGTAATATAAAGTTGAATTAACTGATTTTTTTAGTCATTGGTTACTCTTTAGATCGTTCGTAGCAAGACAAAAATATTTAACCCTTATAAGATATTATTTATGTCTGTTAATGGTTGAAGCATACTTTAGGTACCTTGTAGTTTTACTGAACTTTGAGATGAGGATGTTATGCATTCTTATTATAATTGCTGGATTGCTATTTGGGAAAGAGAGTATCTTGCCTGTATCCTGTGCACCTATTATTGTGATTTAAGATCTTTTCATCTGATTATGCTGTCTTCTTCCGGGATCAAGTGAATACTCATATAGCAGGACAATTTTCCATTTATGTTACATGTCTAATACAAAATGTTACTTTCTTGGTTCTATTTCACAGGTATCGCATACAAAGTGATAGGAAAGTTGCTGTCTGTAGTGTCCATCCCTCTGAGCAAGCCACATTGCAGTGCCTAGGTTGTGTGAAGGCTAAAATACCTGTTGCTAAAAGTTACCATTGCTCTCCAAAGTGCTTCTCAGATGCATGGCAGCATCACCGTGTTCTGCATGACCATGCTGCTAGTTCTgtaaatgaaaatggaaatgaggaagaagagatttttggcCGCTTCAATAGCACAGGGTCTGGAGTTGTTAATGCTACCTTAACTGGTTCAGCTTCAAGCGCTAGCTTGACAAATGGTTCTACATCTCTGTATCCTGCTGCAGTTACACAGAGGAGTGGTGGTGAAACCTGGTTTGAAGTTGGACGCTCTAAAACATATACACCCTCAGCAGATGATATTGGCCATGTTCTCAAGTTTGAGTGTGTTGTTGTTGATATGGAAATGAAACTACCTGTTGGACATCCCAATACTATTTTGACATCTCGTGTTATTCCTGCACCTTCCCCTATTCCTCGGCGCTTGATCCCAGTAAGCGGAACTGATATGATGGGACAGCTTGATTCGGATGGCCGTATTTCATCTTCTGGAACTTTTACTGTTCTGTCTTACAACATATTGTCCGACACATATGCCAGTAGTGAGTTATACAGTTATTGTCCATCATGGGCTCTTTCTTGGCCATACCGCAGACAGAATTTGTTGCGAGAAATTGTTGGTTATCGTGCAGACATTGTTTGTCTTCAAGAGGTAATACTTTCAGTTAGCATTTGATGAATGATGATGGCTgccttttaaaattccattttgATCTGAGAGATTACTTTGAATTTTATTGCATGATAAAAAATTGCTTCCATGTTTATTGTTTACTATTTTATTTTGGTTGGAGATGTAGATCTTGTGCACTTTTGTCATTCTTAGATTTGGGTTAATGCTCACCTGTAtcctttgttttttcttttaaatgcAAACTGTCTGTGTGTATGTCTATATATATAAATGCACCTAAAAGGTTTTATTTGCCTCCATAATTTTTTGATCTAAGAGTGGAAGTAGTGATGAGCGATGCTAATGAGGAAGTCAGTTTGCTCTTCTTCCATCTTTGTTAAGAAATAATGGAGTTTCCTGAAAACAAAGAAGAGACCATAGTTGAATGAGAAATGATTTGGGAGGCCAGAATTTCTTTAGGTGGATTCAACTCATCATCAGCCAGAAATCATCTTCAGCCTTCAGTCATCTAGGTGAACAAAGCGTGTGCCTAATTACCTGCTGTTCTCATCTTTTcaggtgcaaaatgaccatttcgaGGAATTTTTCGCCCCTGAGCTGGACAAACATGGGTATCAAGCTTTATACAAGAGGAAGACAAATGAGGTTGCTTAAGAACTCCTCAGATACCCATCTCACTGGTTTAATGATATTACTCTTTAATGTATAATTTATGTTGTTTATGACACAGGTTTACGGTGGAAATATCCATACAATTGATGGCTGTGCTACTTTTTTCCGTAGAGATAGGTTTTCCCATGTCAAAAAATATGAGGTTCGGAAGTATTTCTAATGTGGTATATGGGAttctattttgtttttctttgctAAAGTAAATCATGTCTTTTGCAGGTTGAATTTAATAAGGCTGCTCAATCCTTGACTGAGGTTGCAGTTCAAACTACTCAGAAGAAAGCTGCTTTAAATCGTTTGGTTAAGGTAATAAATCTATTATAGCTAATTTTGATCTGTATTCATTCTCTAACAGTACATAAATGATCATATCATGTAAATTCTTCTTCATCTGCAGGATAATGTCGCCTTAATTGTGGTTCTGGAAGCAAAGTTTAGTAATCAGGGAGCTGACAATCCTGGGAAGCGACAGCTTCTTTGTGTGGTATGAATTGTTCTTTTTATTCTTCTATGCTGTCTGGTCTTCTCTATTATATGTTCTCTAGTTCACATTATTTTACTTCCATGCTTTATTCATGGTCAAAACATGATATCATATCAGGGTTTTTTTTATTGGGCTGTTGGCAAGTTGAACATGCTTTGATCTTGCTGCAGCTGTTCTGccctgaaataaataaataaaggatagTTTGGGAGTATCTTTAGCCTTATAGGCTTGAGTTCAACTAATGGGCTATGTTACCTGGGTTTTGTCCTATATAATCTAAAACTGAAACGTAAAAAGGCAAGTTTTGCACAGCTTGTTGAATTTGTTGCTAGAGGATTTGAAGAGTAACTTTTTCTTGGTCTGCCTAGCTTTACTTAAAGTAGTGTATTTCTAGTTTCGTAGCCATGGATGTGTGTAATTTGTTGCTTTCTATAGGCAGGTTGATTTCTCTAGATCCATATACAGGTGTGAACCGTTCTGCAGGTGGCAGGCAGGTTGTGATGCAGAAAGCTGGTGTAATGTACCCAAAATGGTTAATGAGTGTTCCTATATTTGTATAATGGGATTTTGATCTTTTAGGTTGGCCAGCTAAAAAGTTTGCTTGAGAACAACACATTCCAGCAATTAGAAGCTATGTTGCTCCAACTCTTCATTTTTGTTAATGTACATGTGTCCGGCACATAGATATGGGGATGTGACCTCTAAGGATCCTCCAAATACATGgacaaacttagaaaaatctgaCCATGCATGTGTCAAACACATCATCCAACACTCTCACCCAAGTTCAAGTAACATAGATAAGAAGCATCAAAATCCCACTAAACTTCTGCATACTTGATTTTGACTAACCAAATGCCAATTTGGATTAGATTGGCTGGTTACTATGTGCTCTCTCTTTATTGTGTTTTGGTTCTTTTAGTCTCTCTGCCTACTcctttccatttttattttttcaaagatGGAATAGAAATGTTAATCATACTCATCTCTTCTAGAAGTTTGGCTATTCTTTACATTCATGAAACTTGACTTATCTAAAGACAGCTTAGTTGTTCATTTATATTCTTTGCAACTCTTCTGTAGTTTCTAGTCTACAAGCATCATGTAATTGTTTCCTATCATTCCTGGTTTTGGAGTGCAGGCAAATACACATGTAAATGTTCCACCAGAGTTAAAGGATGTCAAAATCTGGCAGgttttagtttttctttaatttctttctttatttataCATAAATGTATCTGTATTTCAAAATAATCGTTTATTTTGTGTTCTCTCTATAATGTTGTAGGTGCATACCCTCTTGAAGGGATTGGAGAAAATAGCTGCAAGTGCAGACATTCCAATGTTGGTGTGTGGGGATTTTAATTCAGGTCCTGGGAGGTAATACTGTTATCCTTTACATTATATTAGATTATGTAGTGCTTTAAGACCATTTTGTTGCATTAGACTTTTTCCAAATTGTGTATTGTTGTATTTTTCATAGTGCTCCCCATTCACTTCTTGCTATGGGAAAGGTAGATCCACTGCATCCAGAATTATTGGTAGATCCTCTTGCGATTTTGCGTCCTCACAGCAAGTTGACTCATCAGTTGCCACTGGTAAACTCTCTTTAGTGCTTCAATAAGTAGCTTATGTTTTTTTTCTAAATCCTATTACTTTAATCACAGCTTGTATTTGACAAAATTTGTTTCTTTGAATAGGTTAGTGCCTACTCACCCTTTGCGAGAGGTGTTGGTCTTGGTTTGGAACATCAGAGAAGAAAAATGGACATCACAACTAATGAACCTTTATTCACAAATTGCACAAGAGATTTTATCGGCACCCTGGATTACATATTCTACACCGGTGTGTTGTTCTTTCAAAACACTTGGATGATTGGATTGGATAGTGCATATACAAATTATAATTTATCTTGAATGCCGTGACTTGAGATTCTTGTGTACTTAGATATATGATATCTTAGGTTGATGCAGATGcttatgagtattttgttttgtaCTTTCAGCGGATTCTTTAACAGTGGAGGCATTATTGGAACTCTTGGATGAGGATAGCTTGAGGAAAGACACTGCCCTTCCTTCTCCAGAGTGGTCCTCTGATCATATAGCACTGTTAGCTGAATTCCGGTTCCAGACAAGGCCTAGACGTTAACACTTTTAAGGTATGATGTAATGCACCCTCAGTTTTAAATGACACAATATATGCAAGAGAGTTCGTATGTATCTGTGCTGGGTTTAGTTGTATATGTAAAATAACAAGCGGCTACCTGTTGTTTAGGTCATGAAGATGGCCAAGAAAATGACTCTTGAGAAGCCGATGGATACAGATAAAAGGTATTTGTAAGAATGATAGATCAAGCTCCCTGTGTTTTTAAGGTAAATTCTCTTTGATTGAGGGATCTTTGCTTTGATCTATCTGCTTTGTAATATGTCAACACCTTTGTTTCATAGAAAAatgattactttttttttttttttggcaaatAGAAGTGTCCACCGGCTCAATATAATTTTAGTGAATTGTCCTTTGTACCTTAAAATTTCTTCTGCAAAGGAAGTGGTGGTTTAATTAGTGGCATGGCATGCCTTGCCTTCCCATCTTATCTTTAAAGCTTCATGTTTCGTTTTGCCTTCCcaagaataaaatataataaaatcattttcttttcttattctTCTCTCCTGCAACTAAAATCTTCTTGTTTGCATCATTAAAACAAAATTCACTCATTATCAAGTTGATCTTCACCAAGCAATCGATGTGagtattttaatattgtatttcaATGGTTTATgaattggtcatacttgcatatatatatatatatatattattaagtaGTGAAAATTTGAATCTTAATGTGATTTGgataaattgttaaataaaatcTCTGGCAAAAAATTGTTTGTTGATTTTTCTCTTTACCTTATTCTCCTTTTATATTCTATTTGTGATTTCTTTTTTTGTTCCAAATTCCAACTTGCGTCCTAACTTAGGACAATTAATAGGAACATCCAACAAAACGCCATATTTTTCATATGTTAATCACAATGTAGATACATTAGTTTAGTTTGATTGATTTGTTTAACAAAGAACTAGACATTCGTGATTGTAGAGATAGTTGACGAAACTTTACAATGCAATAAGGTTAAAAAGAGTTCAACATTCACAGGtgtctaattaattaaaataacttttacaaaagtttattataaaaattacaataatGAAGTAAAGAAAACCTAAGTGGTTATattaatatatgttgtatatttcGGCATTATAATTGCGttatactaatttatttattttagataaaAGTAATGGTATTTTCTAGGAAAGAAATAACAAGCTCCTcctagattaaaaaaaaaaaatgatgacatTCTATTCCTGTTCTTGTAAGGAAACACAATAGAATGCTCTTTTTGAACAAAAGGATAGCTATTAtcaaatttttaagaaaaataatactaaaataaatcaaTAGCATGCTTTTCTCAATTTTTAAGGAAGCACAATATCATGTTATTCCCTTTTTTTTCGGAGAAAAGTAATagcatttttccctttttttttgggGATAAAGGACGATGACATGACAAACttatgccttttttttttttttttttccctttttaggattacaaaatcataaaatcataaCTATTCTATCGTTTTTTTTTCTCTATCCCACACTATATTTTTTTGCAGAATTCTCATGCAGTAAAAATGTAGATAGTTGATTTCGCAATAACAAATGTTAATAAAAAATAACTTATGTTTATAATAATTCTTCTTCATAAAAATCATTGTTTGAAAATAGTTATTTAGGGGTGAAGTCAAAAATATTTTAGGAGACTGaaatcaaattataattttatgatagtaaagtgtaattttaaatgattaaattaaaattttatcattttagaggaggtcaaagtgtaattttattttactaatttaaaattttaaaattttaaatagttaaaaagaaaattttaggaGGGTCGGGACTCCTACCACCCCTTAAATTCGCCAATGGTTATGTTTCAAAATAGAACTTTATTTTATAGAAGTTGTAATTAAGAGTAGTtaccatttaaaaataatttatgttcggAACAACTCTTGCTTAAAATAATTGCATTTCAAGAACAATTATATTCAAAACTTCTATttagaataatattatttaagaaTAATTATTGTTTAGAACAAAAACATTTTCAAGAAAAGTATCAGCATAGAATAATTTTTGTTAGAAACAACAGTTGTGAGGGGACTTGCAGCATTTTCATAACTTGATTAAACTCTCGCTAAAAGCTCTTTCAGCCTTTTTATTTGCTCAACTTTAACCTCTTTATAATGGAAAATTCATCTCAACACTCTTATTAATCATTTAGCTTTGTAATTAATAAACCTATAACAACTTCTAAGGAACTTTTTCCCCTTTCGGCGATTTTCTTGACTTTTAGACTCTCTAAAAGCTCTTTCAACCTTTTCTTTTGTCCAACCTTAATCTCTTTGTAATCGAAAAGTTAATCACATTACTGCTATTAATTGCTTAACTTTGTAACTATTATTCTTAAAACTAATAAATAGGAGTCTATGTGAGTGGGCTTTTGGCGTTTTGACAAATTTCTTAGACTTCTAAACTCTCTCTAAAAGCTCTTTCAACCATTTCATTTGCTCCGCCTTAATCCCAACCACACTTGGCCCTTTTTCACCTTTACTGTCGCACTCAATGTTTAAAGGTTTGCTCCAATCTTTCTCCCCATTTCTCTTTGTACATTTTTTTTCACTTGTTAGCAACACTTTTTCTCCTCACCAAAAAACCTTCTAGATTTGGAACATTATGGAGCTAAGCCTAGGAAGATTGGCAGGAGCATTCCTTGATTACAACACTCCATGCTGAGAAGGTTGTAGTGTTAACCTTAAAAACGACATTCCATGTTCGGAAGACTGTGGAGTTAAGCCTAAGAAAATCTGTAAGATTCTTAGGTTTCCTTCACCTTTAAGATGTTTTGGAGAGTATTGACTTAAAAGCTCAATTATAGATACTGTTTACAAGTCCTCTTCTTAACAACTCTCTAGAATACAAGTGCTTCTTCTCTCTCTCCGTGCCGAACAAAGAGTGCACTTGCACTTAAGTGTACAAATAGCACTCCCCCTTACCAAAATATGTTACGAAAGAAATGCCATGTTTTATACAAGATGAGAAATAAGTCAGTTGACAAGAATGTATTACTAGTGGTGGGTAATGAGAGTGAAGTAAATCATAACATGTTGGCAATAATAAGTAATAGTGAGTATAATATAATGAGGATTATATGTAAGTTACAGGCACATGACATATTTTGGGAAGGGAGATATTAACAGAAATAACTCAGAATTAAAAGGAAACGCAGTTGCCCAATCATCACCGACAAAATTCTTTCCAGTTAGCTTctatttttaaacataaaattacaGATGAAGAAAGATCCATGAATTGCCCATTCCACCATGACCTTACTGCTTTCAAG from Gossypium arboreum isolate Shixiya-1 chromosome 9, ASM2569848v2, whole genome shotgun sequence includes the following:
- the LOC108457006 gene encoding carbon catabolite repressor protein 4 homolog 1-like yields the protein MLSVLRVHLPSDIPIVGCELTPYLLLRRPDKTVTTDDVPESAPLDGHFLRYKWYRIQSDRKVAVCSVHPSEQATLQCLGCVKAKIPVAKSYHCSPKCFSDAWQHHRVLHDHAASSVNENGNEEEEIFGRFNSTGSGVVNATLTGSASSASLTNGSTSLYPAAVTQRSGGETWFEVGRSKTYTPSADDIGHVLKFECVVVDMEMKLPVGHPNTILTSRVIPAPSPIPRRLIPVSGTDMMGQLDSDGRISSSGTFTVLSYNILSDTYASSELYSYCPSWALSWPYRRQNLLREIVGYRADIVCLQEVQNDHFEEFFAPELDKHGYQALYKRKTNEVYGGNIHTIDGCATFFRRDRFSHVKKYEVEFNKAAQSLTEVAVQTTQKKAALNRLVKDNVALIVVLEAKFSNQGADNPGKRQLLCVANTHVNVPPELKDVKIWQVHTLLKGLEKIAASADIPMLVCGDFNSGPGSAPHSLLAMGKVDPLHPELLVDPLAILRPHSKLTHQLPLVSAYSPFARGVGLGLEHQRRKMDITTNEPLFTNCTRDFIGTLDYIFYTADSLTVEALLELLDEDSLRKDTALPSPEWSSDHIALLAEFRFQTRPRR